From the Polaribacter huanghezhanensis genome, the window GTTTATATTCAGTTTCACTTTCTGCGGAAAACAATTCGATAGTTTCTCCTCCGCAAATAAAAAGTGCGGTAGAAGCCAACTTTCCGTTTACAAAAACTAGTTCTTTTTTGATGGCTTTTTTAATTCCAGATTTGGTCGGAATGGTATTGAAAATTCCAACTGCATATTCTTGTAACCGAATGGGTTGTTCTACTTGAATTGCTGTGTGAGTTTCTATGATTTTCAAGATTAAAAAATGTATTCCCGCTTTCGCGGGAATAGTATTTACTGTTTAGTTATCTTTTTTATACCCTTTTGGTCTTTTAGAGCGAATAGGAGCTTTAGGCTCAGGTTTTAATTGGAATTCGTTTCCTTTTAACAAACGCAATGCTTCTTTTACCGCGGCTTGTAATTGAGGGTCATTTCCTTGTAAAACGCTTTTAGGGTCTTGAATTACTTCAATATCTGGGGCAACTCCATCACCTTCAACAGCCCATTTTCCATCAACATCAAAGAATCCACCACGCGGAGCAACCATTCTTCCTCCATCAATAAAACTAGGTGTATCCCAAGTTCCAACTAATCCACCCCAAGTTCTTGTGCCAACTATAGGGCCTAATTTTTTTACTTTAAACATGTATGGTAGTAAATCTCCTCCAGAACCTGCACGTTCGTTAATGATCATCACTTTTGGTCCCCAAATACCTGCCATTGGAGTAGTCCATGGCCTATGGTCATTTGCTTTACTATTGAAATATCCAACAACTTCTCTAGACATAATATCGATCATATAATCTGCAGCAGATCCGCCACCATTATTACGTTCGTCAATTATAACCCCTTTTTTATCCTGTTGAGAAAAATAATAACGATTAAACGATGTAAATCCACCACCACCAGTATTTGGAACATATACATAGGCTAGTTTACCCTTAGAAAGTTGGTCAACTTTTCTTCTATTTCCTTCTATCCAATCTATAGTTCTTAAACCTCTTTCACTGGAAACCGGTTTTATTAAAACAGTTTTTGCGCCAACAGATGATGGTTTCGAGTTCACTTTAATATAAATTTCTCTTCCTGCAGTTTGTTCTAACAATTGATAAGGATTCATATTAGATGTTAATGTAATTCCATTGATTTCTAATAAATAATCTCCAACATTTACATTCGTTCCTGGTAAGCCTAAGGGGCTATAAATATTAGGGTTCCAGCGCTCTCCTTTATAAATTTTTGCAAAACGATATTTTCCTTTACTCTTTTCAAAATCTGCACCCAAAAGTCCAACAGGAACTCTTTTTATATTTGGTAAATCTCCCCCAGAAACATAGGAATGTCCGATGGCAATTTCACCACTCATAATATCTACAACATAGTTCAAATCGGTTCTGTGTCTTACATGATCTATCCAGGGTGAATACCATTTGTAAACATCATCCCAAGGTGCACCATGAGTATTGTCTACATATAAGAAATCACGCATATATCTCCACCCTTCTTTAAAGATTTGATGAGCCTCAGCTTTTGGATCTACTTTTATTTTTATATTAGTTTTCAATCCGTCTTTACCTGGTTTCGTGGGTGATTTACTACTCACCAAACTCCAACTTCCACTTTTAGAAAGTAAGATTGAGTTTCTATCTTCGGAAGCCACCATTGACGAAACCCCTTTAGCAAATTCGGTTGCTTTTTCTTTAGCAACATCATAACTATAGACAGTTAACCCAGGAGCATTTGGAACATTTTCAGCCACAAAAACTGTATTCTTAGGTCCCTTCATTAATGCGGCATAATTCCTAGCAGGTAATTTTAAAACCACAGCTCTCTCAAACAATCCATTCTCATCTATTGTAACGACAATATCTTTTTTGTCTTTTGAAGCGTCTTTCTTTTTCTTTTCTTCTTCATCGGTTTGTGGCAAGTTAGGCGATTTGTCTGCAGAATTTAATACGACGGCATATAAACTTCTAGTGACACTCGAGTCAAAAGAACTCATATCTAACCAACCCGATTGTAATCCGTAATCTGTACTTGCTAAAGTATAAATATATTTACCCGATGCGTCCCAAACTGGACTAATAGCATCTGCAATTGGATCTGTAATTTGAATTGTTTTTTTAGTGCTTATTTGATACGCATAAATAGACTTAAAATGACTGTCGTTTTGCTTTGCATAAGCAATCCAATCGCTATCTGGAGACCATTTTGGATTCATGGATCTATCTGGATGAGCATACCTATCTGTTGCAGCCTTAATTGTTTTTTTTGTTTCTAAATTTAATATCCAAATATTAAAATCTGTATCTGTATATGCGATGTGTTTTCCATCTGGTGACCAATCCGGTCTGAAATAAAACGTAGGGTTTGGAATCTTAATTGATGTTTGATTTGCTCCGTTTTGATCAGCTATTACCAATTGATATTCTCCACTTTTATCAGAAAACCATGCTACTTGATCTCCTTTTGGTGACCAAATTGGTGAACGATCTGCAATTCCTGAAGAATTGGAGATGTTTCTCCATGTTCCATTTTCTTTTGGAACGGTAAATATTTCACCTCTGAGTTCAAAAATGGCTCTCTTTCCATTTGGAGAAACATTTGCATTTGTAAGGTTCCTTCCTGTGGCATTCACCCAACGTGGACGCGCATAATTTAAATCACCTTTTACACTAATGTTAAGTTGAGTTGATTTTCCTGTCGTTGGATTTAATAGATGAAGATATCCAGCTTGTTCGTATACGATTCCGTTTGAATTTGCATCCAAGTTCTTTACGTCAAACTTTTTATGAAATGTAATCTGTTTTTCTTGACTCGTTTTAATGTCGTAAGACCAAATGTTACTGGTGTAATCTCTTTCAGAAATGTAGTAAACAACTTCATTATGCCAAACAGGATTCACATGTCTCTCACCATCTTTTTGTGGAGTCCTGATTAATTTTTTCGTTTTTAAATCTACGATCCAAATTGGCATTGCTTGTCCACCACGATAATTTCTCCATTCTGCATCCCAACTAGTAATAGGAGTATAGGCTACATATTTTCCATCTTCAGAAATTTCTCCATAAGCTGCTCTTGGAATATCGAATTTTTCTGGCATTCCACCTTCCGTAGAGATGGTATAAAATTTACTAGTTTGTGTTGGTTTCGATTCTCTTCCAGAACGAAATAAAATTTTTCCATCTGGAGTCCATCCTTGTACAAAATCACCTGTTGGATGATAGGTCAATCGTTTTGGCTCTCCACCATCAGAAGGAACTACAAAAACATCTGTGTTTCCATCGTATTGCGCTGTAAAAGCAATCATTTTTCCGTCTTTGGAAAAATGAGGTTCGGATTCGTAACCATCATCACTGGTCAATCTTATGGCATCACCGCCATTAAGAGAAGCTTTCCATAGGTCGTTGGCGTAAACAAATACAACATCTGTTTTAGAAAGTGTAGGTTGTCTTAATAAACGTGTTCCTTGTGAAAAACCTACATAGGTAATCAACAAGGCAATAAAAGAAAGAAAATTTTTCATCGGAAGTTGTTTAGTTGAATTTATAAAACTTAAAGATAAAGAATTCAAAACGAAGACTCAAAAGTTATTTTTACCTTACCTATTTTGCAAATAACTGACTCATGTCTTTAAAAGCTTTAAACTCTAAGGCATTATTTTCTGGATCTGTAAAAAACATCGTTGCTTGTTCGCCTACTTTTCCTTGGAATCTGATCGTTGGTTCAATTACAAATTGTATTTTTTCTGCTTTTAATCTTTTTGATAAATTTTGCCAATCATCCCACGTTAAAACCACCCCAAAATGCGGAACAGGAACGTCGTGTCCGTCAACAGGATTTGTAATAGATTCTTCATTGTAAATTCCGTCTTTTTGATGAATGACCAATTGATGTCCGAAGAAATTAAAATCTACCCAAGATTTAGAACTTCTTCCTTCTGTACATTGTAAAACGTCTCTGTAAAATGTTCTACACAATTCTAAATTTGTAACAGGAATTGCTAAGTGAAATGGTTGGATCATTGTTTTAGTATTAAAGGTTCAAAGGTTCAAAGGTTCAAAGTGGCAAAGTTGTAAATTGATGATTGTTCACTGTTAATTGATAATTGTTCACTGAATTAAAACCCAACAGCTGCATCATCTCCACGTGGATCAGCACCACCTTCTAATTTTCCGTTTGGCAATACTAAAATAGCATCAACACGACCAATAATTAAGGAGTTTCTTTCTATGATTTCGTATCCAAGTTTCTTTAAATTTACTTTGGTAATGCTATCAAATCCGTTTGGTTCCATTCTAATATTGTCTGGCATCCATTGATGATGAAAACGTGCTTTGTTTACAGATTCTTGCATTCCCATATCATATTCTACCACATTTAAAATATTTTGTAAAACCGAAGTTATTATTGTTGATCCTCCAGGAGTTCCAACCACCATTTTCAATTTTCCGTCTTTTTCTACAATGGTTGGAGTCATAGAACTCAACATTCTTTTTTCTGGCGCAATTGCGTTTGCAGAAGATCCTAATAAACCGTACACATTTGGTACACCTGGTTTTGCAGAAAAATCGTCCATTTCATTATTTAAGAAAAATCCTGCACCTTTTACCAACACTTTAGAGCCGTAACCTGTATTTAATGTTGTGGTTACAGAAACAGCATTTCCGTCTTTATCTACAATAGAATAATGTGTGGTTTCATTACTTTCATATCCTAAAACATTTCCATGAGAAACGTCTGAAGATTTTGTTGCTTTGTCCCACGAAAAAGTACTCATTCTTTCTTTGATATATTTTGGAGCGGTTAAACTATCAATTGGCACATTTACAAAATCAATATCACCTAAAAAATGTGCTCTGTCTGCATACGATCTTCGTTCTGCTTCTGTTAATAATTGAATGTATTTTGTTGAGTTGTGTTTGATGTTTGATAAATCATACGGCTCAATCGATTTTAAAATTTGCGCCAAACAAATTCCGCCACTTGCTGGTAATGTCATCGATGTGATTTTGTATCCTTTGTAATCAAAAACAATGGGTTTACGCCAAATAGCTTTGTAACTTTCCAAATCTTTGTGTGTAATAATTCCGCCCAATTCTTTTTGGTAATCCACAATCAAATCAGCTGTTTTTCCTTTGTAAAATCCATCTCTACCGTTGTCTCTAATACGTTCTAAAGTTTGCGCCAATTCTTCTTGTTGCAACAAATCTCCTTCTTTCCATTCCTTATCAAATAAAATTTTATAATTGTTTGCTTTTTCAAAACGTTTGCGAGTTCCGTTTAATGCATTTGCTTGATTTTTAGTTACTTTAAATCCGTTTCTTGCTAAATCGATTGCTGGTTGAACCAACTCTTTAAAAGGCAAACTTCCATATTTCTTATATACTTCTACAATTCCGGCAACAGAACCAGGAACGCCAGAAGAATGAACTCCAAAACTACTTTTACCGGGAATTACATTCCCTTCCTTATCTAAATACATATCTCGACTTGCAGTTAACGGAGCTTTTTCTCTAAAATCTAAGGCGCCAGATTTTCCATCATGATGACGAAAAACCATAAATCCGCCACCGCCAATATTTCCTGCAACAGGATACACAACTGCTAAAGCTAATTGTGTTGCAATCATTGCGTCATACGCATTTCCGCCTTTTTTTAAAATGTCAGAACCAATTTGAGACGCTTCAACTCTGGCAGAAACTACCATCGCTTGATCAGCAATTAATCCGACAACTTTATTTTCTTTGGTAGTACAATTTGCTAATAGGATTGCAATGAATACTAGTGAAAGTAATTTTTTCATGATGTATTTGATGTTTGATTGAGTTCTTTTAGTTTTTGTTTGGAAAAGATACATAAATCTTCAAAGAAAAGTGTAAAATCTTCTTCAAATTCTTTGTGTAAATTTTGTAAATCTTCTATTGCCAAATGCATTTGAGATTTTTGTTTGGTTCGGTTGTTCATTCCGTTTAGCACTTTCTCAATTCCTTCTAAATATTGATAATTGTACAACCAATTGTGTGCTACCATAAAAGGCAATACGTGTTGTGTTTTTTTTGGAAGAATTTCAAAGTTGTCTTGCAACAAATCATAAAAAGATTGCACAAAAGTAGCTAACGGAATATCTGAATAGTTTGACCAGTTTTTTGCCAAATAATGATCGTAAAAAATATCGATAATTACGCCTTTGTAATGTCTGTACCTTGGATGCAATCTGCGTTTGCTTTTGCGTACAATTTTATGTGCATCGGTAAAGGTGTCTATTTCTCTGTGGAATAAAATTCCTTTTTGAATCTCTGGATGCAAATGGGTAAAATTATTTCCAGGAATATGATCTGCAATAAAATTACCAATTAAAATATTGGTATTATTTTCTGATAAATATAAGTGTGCTAAAAAATTCAACTATTATGTTTTGAAGTTAAAAGTAAACAAAAAAAGGTGTAATATTTCTGTTGAGTGTTTTTTATCTGTAACTTATTGATATGACATTAAGTATGACAAAAACGCCTTTTTATTTTATTATTTTAGATATCTAAAATAAAAACTGCCAATATGACTTTTTTAAGAAAAAATTAACTAAAACTTTGTGTAATTATGATAAAATTAACATTTGGCATAGAGATTGACAAAATTATTATAGAAAATAAAAAAAGTTCTAACCTCCACAGAAAGAACTTTTATTTATTGTAAAGTGGGAATAGAAAAGGATACCACTTTTAGTTTGAGCCAGCGAATATATCCCTAAATTTTCTTCTAGCAAAATTTTTCACTTCCTTTCTCGGTTTTAACTGATTGTCTACCGTTGTTTAATAAAGCGACAGTCAAAGGTAAAATATAATAAATATGCCTATAATAGAAAGAATCTCGTGTAGAGATTTTCCTTTAGAAGATGAAGGAGTAAAAGTAAAAGATGTTCTCAAGTTAATTGAGAAAACAGGTTTTGAAGAAGAACTTTTTAAAGTTTTTGATTTAGAGTCAATTAAAAATGAATTTATAGAAGTTCCGGGAGCTTCAACATTGGTTCATGCTATTTTGAATATAGAAAATAGATTAAAAAAAATTGACATTACTGCTCAATTAAAAGATGTGAAAACGGTTGGTTTTACAGACGAAAATCAAGCTTTACTTGAAATTGCTAATATTGAGAATGAAGAATTATTAAAACTCTTTAGAAAAGATTTAATTGATTTTGAAACAACATATTCTGTTAAAGCTGATTACTTTAATCAACTTTATGATATGAATAAGTATTTGTCTTTTTTACTCAACAAAGAGTACAGGGATATTGTCAATAATAACATTGATATGTTAGAAGAGAAAAATAAAGAAAATGAAGATGAAAAAGTCTTTAAAACTGTCATCGATAATAAAAAAAATAGATACGTTAGAGCTATAGTGTCTAAAAGATATAAAGATTATAACATACCGTTCTCTGTTTTTGTTACTTTAATCCAGTTGCATAGCTTAAATAAAAATAAAAACCTCAGTTTTTCTGTTTCGAAATTTAGCTTAACTGATTCTGAAATCAGAGTAGAATTTAAAAATGAAAAAGAATATGATTTTTTTGACAAATCAAAAGTCTCGTTTTCTTTAGTTTTAACGAATGATGAAATTAAAAGAGATGCTGTTAAGTTAAAAGGATTATTTTCTATAAATTTTGATGATGTTAATGCTTATTTGAATCCTAATGAAGGTAATACAAACATTATGTCATTTAAGCATGGAGTTAAAGTAGATAACGTAAAACAAAAGTTATCATCTTTAGGTTTTGATATTCTTGAATTTGTTAATGGCACTTTGGATGATTTAAAATTTGTAAAGAGAGTTAATACTTCAACGACTATATTAGAAATACAAGACAGGTTAATTCAAAAAGTGGATAATGCCAGGGATAAAAATTTTCTACCATTAAAAGAAGAAGTTAAAAAAAGGCTTTTACTTAAGAAAGTTGATAATTTATTTGATTTATTATCCTTAGTTGATAAAGTAGATGAGGTATTTAGTGATGAATATATTCAAGCACAAGATTACTGGAGGTATAAAGTTTATCAAACATTAGTGAAAAGAGGTAAATAATTTTTGGTATCTATTAAAACAAAAACCACAACTTTTTAGTTGTGGTTTATTTTTAAAAAAGAAGATATAAATTATCTACATCCATTTTTTGCACATGTAATTTTTTCATTAGAATCAACCCAATGACTTGGTTGTTCATTAGTGTTGAATCCACAAGCTGTTGTTCCTCCTTTAGAACCTCTGTGGACTTCGTTTGTTGGTTTGTGTTTTACTGCCATAACATTTTTTTTAAATTAATACTATCGTAAAGTTAATCAATAAATCTGTTTCCAAAAAATTGACTATCAATTATTTATCAACAAAAAACCACAACTTTTTAGTTGTGGTTTTAAATAGTATTTGTGAGATATCTCGATAAGTTCGATATGACATTCGTTTTGTCATTTTGAGCCTGCCTGTTCGGTAGACAGGCGAAATAAAATGAAGTCGAAAAATCTACAAAATGAGATTCCTCCGTTTCAGTCGGAATGACAGTATAGTTAATTGAACGAAGGGGGTTATTAAAAAAAAGCACCGTAATTAAACGATGCTTTTAAATAGTATAAGTGAGATTGCCACTCCCGAGTAATCGGGATCGCAATGACAGTCTTTATTCTCTTTTCTAAAAAGTCTCTATTCTTATGAA encodes:
- a CDS encoding S41 family peptidase, whose amino-acid sequence is MKNFLSFIALLITYVGFSQGTRLLRQPTLSKTDVVFVYANDLWKASLNGGDAIRLTSDDGYESEPHFSKDGKMIAFTAQYDGNTDVFVVPSDGGEPKRLTYHPTGDFVQGWTPDGKILFRSGRESKPTQTSKFYTISTEGGMPEKFDIPRAAYGEISEDGKYVAYTPITSWDAEWRNYRGGQAMPIWIVDLKTKKLIRTPQKDGERHVNPVWHNEVVYYISERDYTSNIWSYDIKTSQEKQITFHKKFDVKNLDANSNGIVYEQAGYLHLLNPTTGKSTQLNISVKGDLNYARPRWVNATGRNLTNANVSPNGKRAIFELRGEIFTVPKENGTWRNISNSSGIADRSPIWSPKGDQVAWFSDKSGEYQLVIADQNGANQTSIKIPNPTFYFRPDWSPDGKHIAYTDTDFNIWILNLETKKTIKAATDRYAHPDRSMNPKWSPDSDWIAYAKQNDSHFKSIYAYQISTKKTIQITDPIADAISPVWDASGKYIYTLASTDYGLQSGWLDMSSFDSSVTRSLYAVVLNSADKSPNLPQTDEEEKKKKDASKDKKDIVVTIDENGLFERAVVLKLPARNYAALMKGPKNTVFVAENVPNAPGLTVYSYDVAKEKATEFAKGVSSMVASEDRNSILLSKSGSWSLVSSKSPTKPGKDGLKTNIKIKVDPKAEAHQIFKEGWRYMRDFLYVDNTHGAPWDDVYKWYSPWIDHVRHRTDLNYVVDIMSGEIAIGHSYVSGGDLPNIKRVPVGLLGADFEKSKGKYRFAKIYKGERWNPNIYSPLGLPGTNVNVGDYLLEINGITLTSNMNPYQLLEQTAGREIYIKVNSKPSSVGAKTVLIKPVSSERGLRTIDWIEGNRRKVDQLSKGKLAYVYVPNTGGGGFTSFNRYYFSQQDKKGVIIDERNNGGGSAADYMIDIMSREVVGYFNSKANDHRPWTTPMAGIWGPKVMIINERAGSGGDLLPYMFKVKKLGPIVGTRTWGGLVGTWDTPSFIDGGRMVAPRGGFFDVDGKWAVEGDGVAPDIEVIQDPKSVLQGNDPQLQAAVKEALRLLKGNEFQLKPEPKAPIRSKRPKGYKKDN
- a CDS encoding acyl carrier protein phosphodiesterase, with amino-acid sequence MNFLAHLYLSENNTNILIGNFIADHIPGNNFTHLHPEIQKGILFHREIDTFTDAHKIVRKSKRRLHPRYRHYKGVIIDIFYDHYLAKNWSNYSDIPLATFVQSFYDLLQDNFEILPKKTQHVLPFMVAHNWLYNYQYLEGIEKVLNGMNNRTKQKSQMHLAIEDLQNLHKEFEEDFTLFFEDLCIFSKQKLKELNQTSNTS
- the ggt gene encoding gamma-glutamyltransferase, whose product is MKKLLSLVFIAILLANCTTKENKVVGLIADQAMVVSARVEASQIGSDILKKGGNAYDAMIATQLALAVVYPVAGNIGGGGFMVFRHHDGKSGALDFREKAPLTASRDMYLDKEGNVIPGKSSFGVHSSGVPGSVAGIVEVYKKYGSLPFKELVQPAIDLARNGFKVTKNQANALNGTRKRFEKANNYKILFDKEWKEGDLLQQEELAQTLERIRDNGRDGFYKGKTADLIVDYQKELGGIITHKDLESYKAIWRKPIVFDYKGYKITSMTLPASGGICLAQILKSIEPYDLSNIKHNSTKYIQLLTEAERRSYADRAHFLGDIDFVNVPIDSLTAPKYIKERMSTFSWDKATKSSDVSHGNVLGYESNETTHYSIVDKDGNAVSVTTTLNTGYGSKVLVKGAGFFLNNEMDDFSAKPGVPNVYGLLGSSANAIAPEKRMLSSMTPTIVEKDGKLKMVVGTPGGSTIITSVLQNILNVVEYDMGMQESVNKARFHHQWMPDNIRMEPNGFDSITKVNLKKLGYEIIERNSLIIGRVDAILVLPNGKLEGGADPRGDDAAVGF
- a CDS encoding VOC family protein, translating into MIQPFHLAIPVTNLELCRTFYRDVLQCTEGRSSKSWVDFNFFGHQLVIHQKDGIYNEESITNPVDGHDVPVPHFGVVLTWDDWQNLSKRLKAEKIQFVIEPTIRFQGKVGEQATMFFTDPENNALEFKAFKDMSQLFAK